The Lactuca sativa cultivar Salinas chromosome 2, Lsat_Salinas_v11, whole genome shotgun sequence genome includes the window GAACCAGCACACGTCATAAGATTCTACAACTTATTTTGTCTTCTTATTATAGACCCTATAAGcggtgcgagcagcataccctacgaagtaacaatcatcggttttggcattaaacttcgggttggtctctaagtgaagaagggtgcaatggcaaccaaatacacggaaatgactgactgaaggCTTGTAACCATACATAATCTCATACGGGGTCTTTATtagagctttgttgatcaacactcAATTCTAAACATAGCAAGCAACAtttatcgcctcggcccaaaagaaaactggtagTTTGGAATCATacagcatcgtccttgcagcatCTTTTAAAGTTCTGTTTCTCCTcttagcaacaccattttgttggggtgtgtgagCGGAGCTGTATTGACGCATAATACCCTTTTCTGTGCAAAAATGATCGAGTacagaattcttgaactctgtttcGTTGttggtacgaagcgccttcacccggttattagtttggttctcaatcaacacaatgaatttcttaattagatcagcaactccagctttgttggatagaaagaaaacccacgtaaaatgagagaaatcatcaatcacaaccagccAATAGGAATTTCTGTTAATGCTAAGAACGTTTACTGGTCCAAACAGATCCATATGCTGCAATTAAATCACCTGACtaattgagttgacctgttttggtaggtgtggttttctatgatgcttacCTTGGGCACGTGACACATACTTCTCAAACGTGATAAAGTCCTTGACAGGAAAACCAcgaaccatctcattctttgcaagacgattcaagtatttggcgttagcatgaccgagtcttcggtgccataacattgcattttgttcggagatctttgaaaagaggcaagTAACTTGTtttggaagattgctattcatatctatGATGTAAGCATTCCTATCCCTTTTATACTtcacaagaatccactcttctgggatgacaaatCCTGGCTTGAGAATTATACATTCCTTTTcggtgaaatgtgtagaatagcctttgtcgcatatctgagatacactcaacaaactatgcttcaattcgggagcaaagttgacattctcgaaGCTTAACACCCCATTTGTGACGGTtcccttttgagtgatttttccaCCTTCTCCACCCACAAAAGAgatatatcccccattaaaagattgaatgttgtgcagttgggcaATATCTCCTGTCATTTgtcgggagcagccgctgtcgacaaaccaaggtctgacgacattcccccgcaactgtccctgcaaaatgtgtgggtttatttagatttgggaacccaggtcattattTTCTTGGGTTgtcccgatgccttttcagatcTATTATCATTTAATGACTTTTTAGAGGACACAGATGATGGATTGGAGGCTAATTTGGGCAAccattgataattaggttttctaacagTCCCGGGTGGTTTTGAAATCGGATTTTTGTCAGTTTGCTTGAAGTACTTGGGTTTTCcaccagaattggttgaagaccCATTGCTGCTTCTTGACGAAATCGGCCCGTTTTCTACTCcgatcatccttccaatcatcattctGAGAACGATTTCTAGAtaactttctagttaaagaccttcctctgaattcgttctctcctcttggcgactcaaaatgtacaaacatgtgattaggacaatttctagctatatgagcaccaataccacaatcgaaacaaatctgtttgttattgttataacttgtgctacattgatcagatttgttttccatactaacacccttgcttctctcacaTGAACAAGAACAAGAATTAGGTTGTGAGACAAGTGAGAGTACATTAGATGGAGAAGCTTGTGAAACTTGTGGGTTTTCAATATTATCATCACAAACtttaaaaccattcaaaacagtatcagaaactttaaaaccattcaaaacagtatcagaaactttaaaaccattcaaaacagtatcagaagacgtagaaacatcacaaaaaacattgtcacttgcaacatcagaaaaattattatctttatttaaaactaaaacttcaggttcagactcacttttattttcagaaatagattcttcaacttcgtgctttgactgatccaatgattgatctgcaggagaagtagaaatgctagtactttcaacattaataaatcctcccgaaacaaaaccagatggcttgccataaaccatgaatggttcattggcaatctcttcatTTGGACAAGGGTTGAAACtaatatgaatgattgaaaggaggaggcacttgattataccctagaccctttgacTAATTTCGTTTAAATTTCAtgcagtggtctatcatattggcaactacctcactcgatacatcatattttctaaaatcaaaatcagcaGTTTCAAATTTGCCCTTTAATGACTCAATTTCAGCCACTAGTTCAGCGTTCTGTTTCTTTAGGTAGTCATAATTTTTGcatttattactatagtcttcctgaagtatcctaaagtcctttattttagattctaactgggccttaagaggtttttgtccttttctaagttggtaaACTTCATACCTAAGATCCTCTACTTCCCTTTTGAGTAagtcattatgttcacgaagaattgTAAGGTTCTTTACTTCTCTACTTAGTGTCTCAATTTCCTCatgaagaattttaacataatcaatacaagcttgagagcatgagGGTAGACTTACCTCGTTTTTATTTGGTTCATGagaagaagataccatcaacgcaGACTGTAGCTCCATCATTTGATCTTCAGCTGCAACAATCTCTGCCGGAGCATCATCACCAACCTGTGCCAAATGGgcattttcaggtccaaatatGTTCAGAGcctgcatctgatcctcccaTCCAAACGATTGCGCAACCATGGCCTTCCCGCTATTGACCTGAGCACCGATTCGATTGTTTCTAACTACAACCATTGTCTGGTCATTATTCAATCTTCTATCTGGTTGTGGACACTCATGAGCAAAATGTcctggctcgtggcagttgaaacaaCATAGTTTTCCCTTGCTGAacccaaccttcttgtcagcactcatcccCCAATTGTTCTTTCCGGTCTTCTTGGCAAACTATTTCGCCCTGaaaactgccatggcaatttgccatgtgatatCCATCTCTTCTACATCTTTAGGGTGAATCTGATCGAGATCGGCAAATGACAATTGGGGCGGAAGATCTCCAGTTGACAAGCCCATTGTAGCAGTTGACAAGCCCTGTAGCAAGAgcgagattttcatcacccacctttccttttgaagaggaAGCTACATTGGAGGAAGAAGCAGCTTGAGCAGCCACGAACGATTGGTTCTGAGAGAGAGGCATGGCTGATGCAGCAGTAAGAGAAGAAGCTGATGGAGTGGAGAAAGACTGAACCTGAGCTTGTTGAGCAGCAAAGGGTTGACCTGCAGAAGAAAAAgtgagagatgaaagagcattgttagaagaGATCCCAAGGTTCGCAtctgagtatgaattcacatggtttatCTCCCACtacttgtcatcaatatcacaggccTTGATGACTGCCATCACTTAAGCAAGAGAGAGTCGGcttagatccttagtcttctttataacagctacattcatgtcccaagactttgggagagcattcagtagcttcttgtttatctcagaCTTGGTGTAAAAGATCCTGGCTACAGTCATTTCAGTGGTAAGAAATGTAAATCGCTACAGCTATGCTTCAAGAGTGAACATGTTGAACCGTTGTCGTAGCATATCTTAGCGACtctccttcatatcttcattcCCTTCATAAACCTCGATTAGtgcttcccacaaagccttagcagaggtgtactccctaaaaccttgagcTATGTCTGGAGATAGAGCCATGGTCAAAGTGGCCAAAGCCCTTTcttgctcttcaaccttctcGAAGTCTTCATCTGTGTAATTCTCAATCTTCTTGTCAACCACTTGCCCTGCAACAATGGTGATTATTCTGACAGGATCTTTTATGATGCTTCTCCAGattttgaagtccttcatcttgATGTACTTTTCAATCATGTGCTTCCATTTAGGGAAACCTTCAGCGGACAACAGTCTTGGAATTCGAGTGGTTGTGCCCATTACAGAATCCAACTCGTGGCGgtgtgtttgactttgagaatccattaatattaaattaatattaaatagaaattaaattatttaagaataaatTAAGTTTCTGGTCACAAACAAGTTCACAGTCCAATTaggtttgcgaccgtaaactatgTTCACGgtcaaagaagagtttacggccgtaaactctgttcacggtccggagtttacggtcgtaaggtgtttacggtctaagttcacggtccaagaatctaAGTTTCCGGTTGATGAAAAATCCTTATTCACAGCCCAAGAACCAAGTTCACGGTTCAAGAACTGATTAGAGTTTGCGACCGTAATctaagtttacggtcgtaagcaaTGGTCATAATCTCCCAGAAACTTGAGAAAAACGCAGTTTTGAATGAAGCTTGAAACCCTTTCGCAGGAAACACCAATTCCAGTCGCAAACAAATAAGAACACGGTCAAAAATTCGATTGTAAGATGCTTTTGACGCtggttttgctctgataccaattgtaaggtcttgaaacggatcttaccagtgatcaaatagcaaacacaatcagttaacaataaagaacaagtagaaTTGAGAataaacaagcttgcacacgcttttcTATTAGGAacaacgtctgatacaacttgtgGTTACAACAGCCGTGAACTTTAAGGCATCAACAACTGACAAaagacctagcacacctctatatatactggaccagggccggccttgggtttacggccgtaaactacatATAATCTACCACAAACTATAAATTgactcaaaagaacctattacatagaAAGTCTAGAtcaaaccactaattagacccTTCAGCAAGCCAACAAAAAGGTTGTAGGTCGGGGCATTCCAACCGAAAGGTTATAAGCCAtgggtaatccaaccaggaggttgtagACCTATTATGTgtctgattatatgtttatgtggtggaactttgggggaactcactaaactttggcttacaattttagtttatggtttcaggtacttctgaggatcatAGGAAGGCGAAAGCGTGATCGTACACAACTTTCTGTTTTATGTATCTGAGTCTTGGGGAAAACTCTAATTTAAAATAACACTTTTGAAATTATGactatttttgtaaacaatgatgatgagtggttgatttttgaaaattttaaattattgtgatttttgagtgttacatcTTCAATCTATTTTTTTGTATCGACATCCGAATCCAACCCAAAATCTGCGACCTTGAAATACCCATGCAGCTTATCGGAAAAGTGATAAGTGACGATGATTCTAGTGGTTCATTGGTATGGACGTTGTAGGTGATGGTAATAAGAATATCCAAAATCAAACCGTTTGATGCACAATTAGACATTCTTTGATCTAAATCATTGTTTGTTAAACATTTTTGCGATTTTGTGTATAATCCACTAGAAGAAAAAACGAGAACCAAACACAAGCTtagatattataatttaataatattaattttataatGATAAACCTTTTCAACTGTTTGAGATAGTAATTTATAACGTGTTGTCTTTCCAATAAATATAATATCTACCAAAAATCCACTCTATAAAACAACGATTTTGCTATTACTTTTATATTAAACACCAGACATGTTTAAAATCTCGGCATTTCATGTTATTCCCTATGTTTTGTCACTCATTATATTTTAATAATCTATGGGGTCTTATTTTAAAAAGACATATATTAGCCTCTTATATTGACTATTCACGATtcctatttttgtcatttttttttctttttaaataataaCTAAGAATAAAAGACGACATTATTTCAAATAATTCCTATATATTCTATCGAAATATTTATGTATACAAATAATATTCCAACCTAATATTCTATGATATTGTCATATATCTCTTATCGTTATTTTATTTCAATTCCCTATATATTATTTCACAATATTTGTGTATACGCATAATATTCCAACCAAACATAGTGAAATATTTACGTGTATGCCCTTGATAGCTCTAGGTATATGAGAAAATTGATTGATGGGTGGGTGGGTTGGTAAAGGTTTAATTACATGCAAAACCCAGATTAGGAGCGGTTAATTAATTTACGGAAaatgtactctgatatttttgagtttttgatggaaaaaaaAGGGGGAATATGTGAGTGGAAATTCAGAATTGTGTTAAAAATGAATGAATTTTCATGGTTAAAAAAGTTTTCGCAAATAAAATTAATGAGGCCGATGTTACATAAGTTACCATGATAAAGCCTTGCAGCTACCACATTATTGCCACCTTTCTTCTGAAGAAATGGATTGTCATGAAAGTGTACATGAAAAAACGATCGTATCAGATCAGACATGACATAACCAAGATAGATTTTGTCATGTTCCCTTCACCCTAACAATTCATAGGATTTTGTCTGTGTCTCTCGCTTTTATCATATTCCAAAATACATATAGAGTCTAGCTTTCACTGAAGTTTTTTAACATGGTGATCAGAACGTACTTTATGACTTTATCATGATTCATGACCAAACCATTAACTCTCATTGACTTCCACTGAATCCTATGCTTGGATCGTTCATCGAACAACTGAAGTTGATTAGCTCTTGTTCCATACCAAGAAAATCCCTGGTCAAATTTCCCTCACCGGAGTTTTGCTTCACTTccgccatcatcatcatcatcatcagtcCGTCGCCGTTCATCATCCCATCATTCATGTTATGATCACCGCCATTGTTTCTGTTTTGGTTTGAAGAAATAAACCCGGAGAGTTCGCTTGTGCCCATCAGCCCAAAACCGCCGGAGTTGTTACAGCTTCTTGTGGACCCCATTTGAGACGCCTTCTGTAAAAGGGCGGTGGCGGACATATGAGGCGGGGGCGGTGGCATGTTAGGACAACCATCGTAAGTACTATACAAAGGATTCAGCTGCATTTCCCCTTTGTTGTTGTCTTCCTCCTCTTTCAAGGATAATCCCTGTGGTAGTTGTGTAAAAGTTTCAACTGAATCATGGCTTCTACTCAGCCACTGCATCATTTCTGATGATAATATCCCGATCCCGCCATGGTTGTTATTCGAGCTCGATGACCCCAAAAAAGATGAGTTGGTTGTCGGGTTTTCGTGGTGAttcatattattattgttatggtGGTGTAACCAACTAGGTAATCGGGGTCTTATCCCGTTCCCGTCCGTACTTTTTTGTAACCCGCCGAACATCCCCGGAAACCGTGGATTCCCTATCCGATCACCGTCGCTCATCATCATCAAATCGCTTTGGAAATTGAGATTCGTGGAGGTTTGAACCACCGGAAAAGACGCTGTTTTTGAGTTTTCTTCCGTTAAAGCATCACAAAATGCTCTATGCGTTATGAAGCTGTCTTTCCTGTTGT containing:
- the LOC111899869 gene encoding zinc finger protein JACKDAW isoform X1, with product MMSGDGFSSSPSLTAFIHDPITNPNPNSSSSAKRKRNLPGNPDPDAEVIALSPKSLMATNRFVCEICSKGFQRDQNLQLHRRGHNLPWKLKQRNKQEVVRKKVYICPEKSCVHHDPSRALGDLTGVKKHFSRKHGERKWKCEKCSKKYAVQSDWKAHSKICGTREYKCDCGTLFSRKDSFITHRAFCDALTEENSKTASFPVVQTSTNLNFQSDLMMMSDGDRIGNPRFPGMFGGLQKSTDGNGIRPRLPSWLHHHNNNNMNHHENPTTNSSFLGSSSSNNNHGGIGILSSEMMQWLSRSHDSVETFTQLPQGLSLKEEEDNNKGEMQLNPLYSTYDGCPNMPPPPPHMSATALLQKASQMGSTRSCNNSGGFGLMGTSELSGFISSNQNRNNGGDHNMNDGMMNGDGLMMMMMMAEVKQNSGEGNLTRDFLGMEQELINFSCSMNDPSIGFSGSQ
- the LOC111899869 gene encoding zinc finger protein JACKDAW isoform X3 — encoded protein: MMSGDGFSSSPSLTAFIHDPITNPNPNSSSSAKRKRNLPGNPEVIALSPKSLMATNRFVCEICSKGFQRDQNLQLHRRGHNLPWKLKQRNKQEVVRKKVYICPEKSCVHHDPSRALGDLTGVKKHFSRKHGERKWKCEKCSKKYAVQSDWKAHSKICGTREYKCDCGTLFSRKDSFITHRAFCDALTEENSKTASFPVVQTSTNLNFQSDLMMMSDGDRIGNPRFPGMFGGLQKSTDGNGIRPRLPSWLHHHNNNNMNHHENPTTNSSFLGSSSSNNNHGGIGILSSEMMQWLSRSHDSVETFTQLPQGLSLKEEEDNNKGEMQLNPLYSTYDGCPNMPPPPPHMSATALLQKASQMGSTRSCNNSGGFGLMGTSELSGFISSNQNRNNGGDHNMNDGMMNGDGLMMMMMMAEVKQNSGEGNLTRDFLGMEQELINFSCSMNDPSIGFSGSQ
- the LOC111899869 gene encoding zinc finger protein JACKDAW isoform X2: MMSGDGFSSSPSLTAFIHDPITNPNPNSSSSAKRKRNLPGNPDAEVIALSPKSLMATNRFVCEICSKGFQRDQNLQLHRRGHNLPWKLKQRNKQEVVRKKVYICPEKSCVHHDPSRALGDLTGVKKHFSRKHGERKWKCEKCSKKYAVQSDWKAHSKICGTREYKCDCGTLFSRKDSFITHRAFCDALTEENSKTASFPVVQTSTNLNFQSDLMMMSDGDRIGNPRFPGMFGGLQKSTDGNGIRPRLPSWLHHHNNNNMNHHENPTTNSSFLGSSSSNNNHGGIGILSSEMMQWLSRSHDSVETFTQLPQGLSLKEEEDNNKGEMQLNPLYSTYDGCPNMPPPPPHMSATALLQKASQMGSTRSCNNSGGFGLMGTSELSGFISSNQNRNNGGDHNMNDGMMNGDGLMMMMMMAEVKQNSGEGNLTRDFLGMEQELINFSCSMNDPSIGFSGSQ